The following is a genomic window from Mycobacterium parmense.
TTGGTATACGCCCGATGCCGTTGTGTCACCGAAGCGGTACCGGCAACCCCTTGACAAAGCCGATGGTGCTCACACCACGGTCAGCGGCAGCGAACGCCTCGGCTCGAACTGAAACGTCGATCCGCCACTGACTTTCGCCACCGAAACCTCTGGCAGTTCGTCCGCGGCGGCATCGGCCTCGACGAATTCGGCGGTCCAGTCGACGTCCGTACCGCTAACCCGGACCCGCAGACGGGGATCGACGGCGGTCGCGATCGCCTGCAGCGGCTGCACCGACGCCGGGGAGCACAGCGCAATCCAGGCGCCGTCGTCGTAGGCCGGCGACCGCGCGACGATCAGCCGGTTCGCCGCCGTCTCGGACACGACATAGCCGGCGGGATTGAGCAAGGGGTGCAACCCGAGCACCCGCATGAGTCCGTCGATCCCCGCGGGCGACCCCAGGGCGCGGTGGATCCGCTCGGCGGCCAGCCCCGCCACACCGATCAGGCCGCGGGTGCACACCGCGACGGCCTCCGCCTCCTCGCGCGCCCGCCCGCGCACCGCGATGGCGAACGACAGGTACAGCAGGTGCATCTGCAGACAGACCTCGTCGGCCATGCGGACCAGCGCCGAGTGCGAGAACGCGTCGAAGTCGAAGTCGGACAAGACCGGCCCCGCGTACTCCGACTTGCCCTCTTCCATCGGGTCGATTGGATCGAGTTCCCATGTCGCTGCGCGGGTTTGGCGGACGATGTCGAGGGCCGGGATGCCCTGGGCCTCGGGGTGGGAGTCGTCGATGACGACGGTCCACGCGCAGTGCGGATGCCTGTCGGCGGGCACCCGCGGCGGCCGGTGCAGGGGCCTGACCTGGGCGCGTGGATTGGTCGCCACAGCGGTGGCGTCGAACGTCGGGTCCTCGATGGTGTGGCACATCCCGAAGACGTATTTCTCGCCCATCGGTTCGACGTCGAGCAGGGCGCCGCAATGGTCGAGGTGGAACTCCCCGTGCCAGCGGTCGTGGATGGTGTAGCGAAAGTCCATGAACTGCGGCGGGGCGCCGATGTCGAGCTGCAGGCCCTTGAAGATGGTCGGCACGTCGTCGCCCTCGAAGTTCAGCGCCCGCTGCATCCGCCGGGTGTACACCGGGCTGGCGCCCGCCCACTCTTCGATGGCGATCTGCACCATCTCCTCGCGGCCGAACGCGTTGATGCACCAGGCCATGCCGGAGCGATCGATCATCTGGCCGATCAACAGCAGTTCGGGAACCAGGGCGGCAAGCTCGCGGCGGGACAGCTGCGCGTAACGGGACCGGCTCACGCGCCCAAAAATAATCCTGACTATGTTATAAAGTCAACAATGTCCGTTCCAGCAGGCCAGACAGTGCAGCGTTCGGTCGCCCCGACCCGGCGCACCAGTGCGCCGCGCAAGCGCGGGGACCACACCCGGGCCAGGATCATCGACGAGACGGTCCGCTGCATCGTCGAGGAGGGGTTCGCCGCAGCCACCGCCAAGCATGTGGCCGACCGTGCGGGCGTGACGTGGGGTGTCATCCAGTACCACTTCGGCGACCGCAACGGCCTGCTGATGGCCGTCGTCGACGACGGGGTGGCCCGCCTGGTCGAGAGCATGTCGTCGGCCGACGTCGGCGAGCTCGCCCTGCGCGAACGCATCGAGGTCGTCGTCGACACCGCGTGGAGCTGCTACAGCAGCCCGACCTCGCTGGCGGCCTTCGAAATCCTGCGGGCCACCCGCGGCGGCCCCGGCGAGGCCACGCGTCGCCACCTGCTCGAGATGAACGCGGCAATCGGCCAGCTCGGCCGGGTGATCACGCCCGCGGACGACGGCGTGGCCGACGTGATCTGGGCGGCGCTGCGTGGGGTGGTGCTGGCACAGATGATCATCGGCACGCCGATCGACTGGGAGCGCGAACGCCGCGCGCTGATAGACATGGTGACCTTGTACCTGGAACGCGGCGCCCCCGGTGTGCTGCAATGACGGGATGGGCCACGATGACGTCGCCGCGACCGAGGCGATCAAACAAGTCAAGTACCGGTATCTGCGCGCGCTGGACACCAAGCACTGGGACGACTTCGCCGACACGCTGACCGACGACGTCGTGGGCGACTACGGGTCGTCGGTCGGCGAGGAGCTGCACTTCACCAACCGCGTCGACCTGGTGAACTACATGCGCAAATCGCTTGGCCCGGCGGTCATCACCGAACACCGGGTGACCCACCCGGAGATCACGGTGGACGGCGACGAGGCGACGGGCACCTGGTATCTGCAGGACCGGGTGATGGTCACCGAGTTCGACTTCATGCTGATCGGCGCCGCCTTCTACCGCGACCGCTACCGCCGTACCGACGAGGGCTGGAAGATCAGCGCCACCGGTTACGACCGCACCTACGAGGCGACGATGTCGTTGGCCGGCCTCGACTTCAAGCTCAAGCCCGGACGCGCGCTGGACTGACTACTTTCCGATCGCGATCACCGCGCCGGGCTGCAGCCATTTCATGATCGACACCAGCTGAGCGTCGTCGACCGCGACGCAGCCCTCGGTGGGGTGACCGTCGGTGGTGTGGAAGAAGAACGCCGAGCCGCCGCCGGGTGCCTTGTTCTTGTTGACGCCCATCACGACCGCGTGCTTGTACTGCGGAATCTGCAGGTTCTCGCTCGCGGCCGTGTCGAACGGGCACTGCGCCTTCTGGCAGATCTGCATGGAGTTGAAGGTGGGGCTGTGGTCGTCGCCGCTCCACCAGTAGTTGGGACCGGTGACCTGCGTATAGGGCAGTCCCCCACCGGGATTGGGCGCGGTGCCGAACGCCGAGTCGAGGCTGTAGACGCCCATCGGGGTTGCCGGCACTCCGCTGCGGGCCTGCGGGGCCATGCCCGCGGACCCGACGTGGGCGGGAACTCCCGTCCTCAGCGGCTGCCAGCCCGCGGCGGTGCGCCCGTAGATGTCCATCTGCGCGTTGGAAGCGCCGGTGCTGACCACCGAGACCACCTGGGTGGCGTTGCCGACGGCGTTCGCGAACCAGGGAACGCCGGCGGCCCGGCCGGCCGGCGCCGCGACAAGCGATGCCGTGAGGACGCATGCCGCAGCGCACAGTGGGGCGAGGAATCGGCGCATGGATCAATCGTCGGGTCGCCCCAACCTCAGGGTCAAGTCAAGGTTTAGGTCCAGTTCGGTCACGCGCCGTGACCTTCGGCGCCTCGGCCGACGCCATCGGGAAGGGCCGAAATACGAAGAGGGCCAACAGGAAATACAGGTATCCCAGTGCCCAGCCGGCCAGCACGTCCGACGGGTAGTGCACGTTGAGCGCCACTCTCGCGGCCCCCACCGCGAGCAGGCAGAGCGCCGTGAGCGCGATCGCGACGCGGCCCAGCGCTCGTCCGACCATCGGCAGGCCGAAGGCCAGCAGCGCCAGCAGCAGCGCCGTCGCCTCGAGCGCATGACCGGACGGGAACGACGTCGACGGCGTGGGCACCAGCATGGTCGGCGGTCGCGGCCGGTTCGCCAGGGCCTTGGCCGCCGACGTCACGATCCCGTTGAGCGGCCCGCAGGCCATCAGCACCAGCGCCGCCCGCACGTTGCGCTTCACCGCGGCGGCAACCGCCGCCACCGTGCCCAGCACGCGCAGCGGGACCGGGCCGAGCGCGAAGGACAGCCCGTCCCAGAACCGCACCCATAGGGGGTGCTTGACCCCGGCGTCGTGCGCCGCGTCCAGCAACGACCAATCGAGGCCGTGCAGCCACGCCCAGTTCTCGCGGTAACCCACCCACATCGCCGCGTAGACGACGATCGCGGCCGGAACGGAAACGGCCAGAGCGGTCCGCTGTCGGATCATGGTCAACCGATACCAGCAGTGCAGCACGGGGATCGGGGCGGCCCGGACTTGCGGACCCGCGCCCCCGGCCGCGCGGCAGTCATACTGGCGTCATGGCCGTCTTTGTCCGCAGATTGTTCGGCATCGGCAAGCTGCCCGACGAGCTGCACGCTCAGGTCGAGGCCGAAGGCCTGCTCTTTCTCGCCGAGTACGTCGCCGTGACCCGGCGATTCAGCGGCGTCATCCCCGGCGTGCGGCTTCCGCACAGCGTGGCCAGCTACACCGGTTCGCTGGTCCTGACCTCCGAGCGGGTGCTGGCGACGCTGTCCATGCTGCCCAAGCTGGCCGGCGCAGTCGTGAATGTGAACTGGGACGCCCCGCAGACCGGCGCGGCGCGGGTCGAGATCTCGTCGACCGGCCTGCAGGTCGACGTCGACGTCGCCCGGGTCGATCCGAGGTTCAGCGGCGAACTGTCGCTGCACCACAAGGTCGCCGTGCCCGACGACGTGCTCGCCGGCCTGCCGAAGCGATCGCTGGCCTTCGACATGCCGCCCGAATACGTCTTCCGGGCGGTCGGCGTCACCTACAGTCCGTGATCGCGATCTCATATTGCGCGCCCTGATTCCTACGATGGGGGGCGTGACCGATCAGGTGTTCAGCGCTCAGGAGCGCCGGGCCGTCTATCGGGCGATCTCCGAACGACGGGACATGCGCCGCTTCTCCCCCGGTGGGGTGGTCGCCGAGGAGGTGCTCGCGCGCCTGCTGCAGGCCGCGCACGCCGCGCCCAGCGTCGGCCTGATGCAACCGTGGCGCTTCATCCGCATCACCGACGGCGCGCTGCGCCGGCGCATTCACGCGCTCGTCGACGAGGAGCGCCCGCTGACCGCCGCCGCCCTGGGCGAGCGGGGCGAGGAGTTCCTGGCGCTGAAGGTGGAGGGCGTTCTCGAGTGCGCGGAACTGCTGGTCGTGGCGTTGTGTGACAACCGCGACGAGCATGTGTTCGGTCGCCGGACGCTGCCGCAGATGGACCTGGCGTCGGTGTCGTGCGCCATCCAGAACCTGTGGCTCGCGGCCCGCTCCGAGGGCCTCGGCATGGGCTGGGTCTCGCTGTTCGATCCGCGGCGCCTGGCGGCCCTGCTGGCGATGCCGCCGGGCGCCGAGCCGGTGGCCATCCTGTGCCTGGGGCCGGTCCCGGAATTTCCCGATCGCCCGGCGCTGGAGCTGGACGGCTGGGCGCACGCCCGGCCGTTGTCGGAGTTCGTCTGCGAGAACGGCTGGGGCCGGCCGCCGGCTCGGTGAGGGCTGCCGGGGCGGCACACTCAGCTTTGTCGCAACCAGCTGCGGTATCGTCGCCGCCGGTCGCAAGGCAAGGCGGAGAGGTGGCGTAGGTGGCTGGCGGGCATCGGACGGGCAACGGCGCGGTCCGCACGGGCGCGGACCGCAAGGACAACGTGCTGATCGTGCACTGGCACGACCTGGGCCGTCACCTCGGTGCCTACGGCCACCGCGACGTCCACAGCCCCCGGCTGGACCGGCTTGCCGCAGACGGCATCCTGTTCACCCGGGCGTTCGCCACAGCGCCGCAGTGCTCGCCGTCGCGGGGCTCGCTGTTCACCGGGCGCTACCCGCAGACCAACGGCTTGATGGGACTGGCGCACCACGGTTGGGAATACCGCAGCGGCGTGCGCACCCTGCCGCAGATCCTCACCGAGTTCGGTTATCACTCAGCGCTTTTCGGCATGCAGCACGAGACATCGGAACCGAAGAGGCTGGGTTTCGACGAGTTCGACGTCTCAAACTCCTACTGCGATTACGTGGCCGACGTTGCGGGCCGGTGGCTGCAGGACAGCGCGCCGGCCCTGGGGCGGCCGTTCCTGCTGACCGCCGGGTTCTTCGAAGCCCACCGGCCCTACCCCGCCGAGCGCTACCAGCCGGCCGATGCCGCGGCCGTCGTCCCCCCCGACTACCTGCCCGACACCCCCGGTGTGCGCGGCGACCTGGCCGCCTTCTACGGGGCGATCGCCGCGGCCGACGCCGCGGCCGGCCGGCTGCTGGACGCGCTGTCCGACACGGGGCTCGACGCCAGCACGTGGGTGGTGTTCTTCACCGACCACGGGCCCGCGTTCCCCCGGGCCAAGTCCACCCTCTACGACGCCGGAACCGGCATCGGCATGATCGTCCGCCCGCCGACGGGCCGCGCCGTGGCGCCCCGCGTGTACGACGAACTGTTCAGCGGTGTCGACCTGGTGCCGACGCTGCTCGGCCTGCTCGGGCTGGATGTGCCGGCCGACGTCGACGGGATGTGCCACGCGGACGCGCTGCTGACGCCGGACCGGTGGGCCGAGCCGGTCCGGGACCACGTCTACACCACGAAGACCTATCACGACTCCTTCGACCCGATCCGCGGGATCCGCACCAAGGACTACAGCTACATCGAGAACTACGCCGTGCGGCCCTCCTTCGACTTTCCGCTGGACATCGAGGAGAGCCCGTCCGCGGCGTCCATCGCGCCGGTGGACCGGCCGCGGCCACAGCGTGAGCTCTACGACCTGCGCACCGACCCCAGCGAGACCACGAACCTGCTCGCGGGCGGCGATCCGGCCGTCGACGAGATCGCGACGGAATTGGCTCTACGGCTTAACGATTGGCGTCAGTGGACCTGCGACGTGATCCCGTCCGACGTCGCGGGCACCCGCATCGCGCTGCGCAGCATCGAGAAGTACCGACAGGCCCACCAGGACGCCGCGCCGCCCGGTTCGGCGATCGCCGGGCGCTAGCCGCAGCCGTTAGGCTCGTCGGGTGCCCCGCGCCGCAACGGCCTATCTCGTGCTCGCCACCCAGCGCAGCGGCAGCACACTGCTGCTGGAATCGCTGCGCGCCACCGGCATCGCCGGCAACCCGCAGGAGTTCTTCGAGCCACTGCCGTCCACCGGTATGCCGCCGCAGCCGCGCGATTGGTTCGCCGGAGTCGACGACGAGTCGATATTGCGGCTGCTCGACCCGTCGGACCCCGGTACCCCGGACGCCACGCCCCCGGCGACGTGGCGAGAGCACATCCGCGAGGCCGGCCGGACTCCCAACGGGGTGTGGGGCGGAAAGCTGATGTGGAACCAGACGCCCCTGTTGCTGCGCCGGGCGGCGGGACTGGCGGACCGCCGCGGTGACGGCCTGCGGGCGGCGATCCGGGACGTGATCGGCAGCGAGCCGGTCTACGTCCACGTCTACCGGCCCGACGTGGTGTCGCAGGCGGTGTCGTTCTGGCGGGCCGTGCAGACCCAGGCCTGGCAGGGTCACGCCGATCCGGAGCGCGACGCGCGGGCCGCCTACCACGCGGGTGCCATCGCGCACGTCGTCAAGATCCTGCGCTGCCAGGAGAACGGCTGGCGCGCGTGGTTCGCCGAGGAGGGCGTCGACCCGATCGACATCGCCTACCCGGTGCTGTGGCGCAACCTGACCGCGGTCGTCGCCACGGTGCTCGAGGCGCTCGGGCAGGATCCCGGCAAGGCGCCGCCGCCGATGCTGGAGCGGCAGGCGGACCACCGCTCGGACGAGTGGGTCGACCGCTACCGGGCCGAGGCGCAGGCGCTGGGGCTACCCACCTGAGCGCTGTGAGCCGCCGACCTCGGCGATGATGAACACCCGCCGGAACGGGAAGATCGTCACGCCGTCGGCGCGCGCCGGGTAGGCGTCGTCGAGCAGCGGGATCAGTTCTTGGCGGAACTGCTGCCAGCCGGATTCGTCGAGCCGCTCGCGGACGGGAACCAGCGCTGTGCCGGTGATCCATTCCAGGACGGGGTTCTCGCCGGTGAGCTGGTGTAGATAGGTGGTTTCCCAGACGTCTACCTTGCATCCGGCATCCAGCAGCAGGTTGGCGTAGTGGGTCGGTGGCTGTACCACCGCGCCGACTCGGAAAGGTATGTCGCGCAATGCCTTTGCGTAGGGCTCACGACGGGCGAGCGCCCGCACCGCCCCGTGCGACGGCGAATCGAAGTTGCCCGGCATCTGCACGCCGATCCACGATCCGGGGGCCAGCTCGCCGGCCCAGCGCACCAGCAGGTCGGAGTGCTCGGGCACCCAGTGCATGGCCGCGTTGCTGACCACCACGTCGGTGTCGGGGGCGGGCTTCCAGTCGCGCAGGTCGCCGGTGACGGCGTCGACGCCGCGCTCCTTTGCGGCGGCGACCATCTCCGGCGAGCTGTCGATCGCCTCGATCACCGCGTCCGGCCAGCGCCGGGCCAGATACTTCGTCAGGTTGCCGGGACCGCAACCGAGGTCGACGACGCGGCGCGCCCGCTCGGTCCCCACCCGGGAGACCAGGTCATGGAAGGGGCGGCCGCGATGGTCCGCGAAGGCCAGGTAGACGTCGGGATCCCACATATCGATCCTCCTGATCGTGGCCGTGACCGGTCGGCTGATGGACAGATCCGTATTACCGCATGGTGCTACCGCGGCGCGTGACTGGGGATACGATCGGCGTTCGTGGCGTCCGACAGCGATCCCATCGATCAGCGCATTCCGGTGCCGAACGTTGCCGGCGCGGACCTGCCGCCCGGCGCCGCGGGGCTGCCCCCACTGTCGGCGCTGTCCCGCCGGCAGCGCATGGTCGTCGAGGCGTCGGCCATCGGCGACCTCGCGCTGCGCACCTGGGTGGCGTCCCTGCTCGCCGCGACGGTGGCGCCGGTCGCGGTCGCTTCCGCCCTGCGCCGGGCCGACTCCGGTGCCGAGCGGCGCAACCTCGACTTCTACGCCGAGCTGGCGGCCCAGCGTGATCCGGTCAAGTCGTTTCCCGCGCCACCCGGCCCGCCGCGGGTCTCGTCGCTGCCGGCCGGGCAGGTCGCGCACTGGGTCGCACACGGGACGGTGTACAACCTCTCGTTTCCCAGCAGCTTCACCGCGATCAACCCCGCCATGCGCGAGCGCTGGGGCGCGCTGCGGTCCAACAACGTGGTGCGCGCCCAGCACTGGCGCCACCACGACGGCCCCCGGCCCACGCTGTGCGTCATCCACGGGTTCATGGGCTCGTCGTATCTGGCCAACGGGCGGTTCTTCACACTGCCCTGGTATTACCGGTCCGGTTACGACGTCCTCATGTACACGTTGCCCTTTCACGGCGAGCGTGCCGAAAAGCGTTCGCCGTTCAGCGGATTCGGCTATTTCGCGGGCGGGCTGAGCGGGTTCGCCGAGGCGGTGGCCCAGGCCGTGCACGACTTCCGTTCGATCGTCGACTATTTGCGCCAGAGCGGGGTGGACCGCATCGCGCTGACGGGCATCTCGCTGGGCGGATACACCTCGGCGCTGGTCGCCTCGGTCGACGATCGCCTCGAGGCGGTGATCCCCAACTGCCCCGTCGTGACCCCGGTGAAGATGTTCCGCGAATGGTTCCCCGCCAACAAGCTCGTTCGGCTGGGCCTGCGCCTGTCCGACATCGGCGACGACGACCTGGCCGCCGGGTTATCCTACCACTGCCCGCTGAACTACGCGCCGCGCCTACCCAAGGACCGCCGGATGATCATCACCGGGATGGGCGACCGGATGGCGCCGCCGGATCACGCCGTCGCGCTATGGGAGCACTGGGATCGCTGTGCGCTGCACTGGTTTCCGGGCAGCCACGTGATGCACGTCAGCCAGCTGGACTATCTGCGCCGGATGACCGCGTTCCTGCACGCGGTCATGTTCTAGCGGTTTCGGCGAGCGGCGCCCGGTGGGCCCCGGCGCCGGGAGTGTGCAGGCGCAGCCGTTGCAGCAGGTCGGCCGGCGCAACGGTGTGCCCGTCCAGGCGCTGCGTGGACAGGAGGTCCAGGCGCATCAGCGCCGGCTGGTGAATCCCGCGCTGCGGCGCCAGGCCGGTCAGCGGCGCACCGCCGCCCGGCGGCGTATCGGTCAGGAACGCGCAAGCAGCGGCGATCGTGTTGTGGGTCCTGTCCCCTGCGATCTCCAGCGCCGTGCACGTCTCGCGCGCAGGGTACGAATGGATTGCGTCCAGGGTTTCGGGCAGGGCGTCGTCAACCCGAATACTGTAGGCCGCCATGTAATCTGACTCGCCCCGCTGTACTCCGCGCCAACTTTCGCGGGTATTGGGCGACAGTAACCGCGGAACGTCGTCGTCCGCCACCATGGTTGCTTCCCATCCGAGTTGCCTGAGGTGATCGGCCAGCCGCCGCGCCGCCACCTCGGTGGTCTCGTGCAGCGGAATCTGCGGTGAGCGCGCCTGAAGCGCCGCCAGATTGTCGGCGGCCGATACGGTCAGCCCGATCCACGTCTCCCGCCTTGCGGCGTCGGTTGGGTTGTCGCGGAAGGTGACCCGTATCTTGTCGGCACGGATGCCGTAACGGTCCAGGTATCCGGCGATGAGCGGCAGCGGCAGCACGTCGGTGTCGCCGATCGGCGCGCCGAGACGCAGCAGCGCCGTCGTCGATGTGCCATCACCGGGTTCGGGAACGAAGCTGCCGCTGCGCCCCATGATCGCCAGCCGACGGCGCAGGATCGTGGTCACGTACAAACCTCGCCAGCAGCCGAACAACAGGATCAGCACGACGGCGCACGTGCCGAGCACCCAGTAGTCGCGAGTTGAGTTCCAGGGATAGGCCATCACCGCGGGCACCACGGCCAGCAGCGCCAGTGTGATACGGCCCCTCCCGGGTGTCGGCATCGAGCTCACGAGGTGGTGTCCTTTCTGCGGGTGATCGTGACGACCCCGGCGACGGCCCCGACGAGCAGAGCCAGTGCGGCGGTACCGACGAACGCGATGGTCCGCGGTCTGGTGTCCGTTGGCGCCGGTGTCGGCGGCAGGGCGACCGGCTTGGCCGGCACCACCTCCGATCGGTTACCGGGGGCAAGTTGCCAGGTCAGGGCCGCCACCGGGTCGACGCTGCCCGCGCCGACGACGTTGGACGTGACCCGGGCGCCGTTGTGTGCCGTCGCCGTGATGCGGCGTACGACCTGGCTGGCGCTCAGTTCGGGGTACTTGCTGCGTACCAGTGCGGCGACGCCCGACACGTAGCCGGCCGCATAGCCGGTGCCGCTGAGGGCGCCGAGTTGCTGGTGCGCGTCGGGCAGGCCGTCGGCAAGGCCGCCGCCATCGCCGTTGCTCACCGAAACGATGTGCTCGCCGGGCGCCGCGACACCCACCCACGGCCCCGCCATGGTGAACTTCGAAGGGCCGCCGTCAGGCGTCAGCGAGGCCACCGACAGGACGTAGGGCTGCCACCACGAGGGAATGGAGATCGACGTGACGCCGCCCCAGTTGCGCGGATCGTTCGGGTGGCTCAGGTCGGTGAGCGGATTGGACTCACACGACGATCCGCCGGCCAGCGATCCGGTCGTCCCGCTGTCTCCGGCAGCGGCCACGATGACGGCGTCCTTGTCCACCGCCGCGTAGCGGATCGCCGCGCCGAGCGCGGCCTGGTCGATCGGCCGGTCGGCGGGCAGGCACGTGATCCCGGAGATGTTGATCACCCGCGCCCCGAGGTCGGCCGCGTGCACGATCGCCCGGCCCAGCGTTGTGACCTCGAGGGAGGCTTGCGCCAGCTGCGGGTCGCCGCCCGGTGTGCGCGGGGAGAACATGGCCGACGTGCTCCTGATCGACACCACCCGCGCTCCCGGCGCCACCCCGGAGAACCCGTCGTCACCGGACGGCTGGCCGGCGATGATCCCGGCGACCAGGGTGCCGTGTCCGTCGCAGTCGGTCAGGCCGTCGGTGGTCTCGACGAAATCGCCGCCCGGGTCCACGTTCGGCAGCCGCGGGCCGGGCCGCACCCCGGTGTCGATGACGGCCACCAGCTGCCCGTCACCGCGCGAAACCTGCCAGGCCGCGGGAAGGTTCAGCATCGCCTGGCTGGGCGACACCGCGCCCGGATCGCTGCCGGGAATTACTCCGGACGTGACGCAGGGGCCGCGCTGCTCCATCGGTTGCACGGGTCCCGGGGTTCCGCTGGGCGGCGGCACACCCTGGTCGACTGCGGGCGGGCTCACCGCCAGCGCCGACGGGCACGCCCACATCACAGCGGCGCAGGTCGCTGTGAGGAATGCCGCTCCGGCCCGGATCATCGATTGAGGATCCAGCTGAACAGACCCACCACGTACGCCATGACCGGGATCAGCGAGGCGTCGAGGCCGGCCGCAACAAAGCCCACGAGCCGGCGCAGGGGTAGCGAATAGCTTTCCGGCTCGGCGATGCGCGGGTTGATCGCCACGACTACCCACACGGCGGCGAGCACGACGAGGACGACCACCGCGACCAGCGCAGCGGCGTACCGCCCGGTCGCCAAGTAGACGACCAGCAGGGTGCCCCCGACCAGGTAGGGCTGGCCGAGCAGCCAGGTTTTGCACGCGGCCGAGTCCCATACCCGGGCGCGCAGAACGGACGCCGTCGCGGTCGCCCCCACCACGTACCAGCCAAGAGCACCCGAGCCGGTCAACGCCTCGGGTCGCAACGCAATCGCTACCGATCCCAGGACGCTGAGCAGCACGGCGGCGGCGATGAAGCCGCTCTGATGGGCGTCGCTGATCCGCACCCGCCGCGGCAGGTCCTCGAGCACCGACAGCGACGGCGCCGACGGAGTCGGGTCGCCGGGGGCCGGTATGACGGGCAGCGGAAAGCGCGCCGCCAGCGCGGAAAGATGCGCCGCCTCCACCGTGATGAGCAGAGCGGCGACGATCAATCCGCAGCCGGTGCTGAGAATCGGCAGGCGCCACAGCAGTTCTGCACCGGCGGCAAGCAGCACACCGGCACCTGTCACCGCGGTCGTGGTGAACAACCCGACAATTCGCTCACGCTCGGCACTGGGCACCATCAGGCCGATCAGCGACCACGCGGTGACGCCGGCCGCGGCCAGCATCACTTGCGCCGGCCCGAATCTGCCGGGGACCGCCACCGCCAACGCCGCCGCGACGGGTACCAGCGCCGCGGCCGAGAGCGCCAACCCGGTGCGCGCGGAACGCGCCGCCAACAGCAGGCCGGCCAGCGCGGTGAGCGCCGCGATGACGGCGACGGCGATCAGTCCGGACACCGCGCCGGTGGCGACCCGGTAGGTGGTCCCCAGAGCGGTCCCCGCGAACGCGGCGGCGATCGCCGCCGCCAGCGCACCGCGCTGGATATGTGCGGTGCCCCAAGGCCTCAGCCGGGAGGTCGAGAAGATCATGGCCGCGTCGGCGACATCCTCGACGATGCCGGGTGCGGACGGACCGACAGGCAACGGCTGCAGCGCCAGCAGGTCACCGTCGACCACTCCGACGGTGTCCAGGCTCGCATCCAGGCTGAACGGCGCTCCCCCGATGGGCGCCAGGCTCAGTTGTGCGGCCGGACCTGCGTCGGCGGCCCGGGGAGCGGTGGCGTCGTCCACATCGCCGTTCGAGGTAGCGGGCGCTACCAAATGCTTTACGGCGGGCAGTATTTCGCGCAGCGGCAACTCTGTGGGCAGGGCCATCTCCGTCAGCCTGTTGTCCGCCAGGATGGCCACGCGGACGATTGGCATGACGGTGCCGGCCGTCACCGGAGCCCCCAAGAGTGCTCGGGCC
Proteins encoded in this region:
- a CDS encoding alpha/beta hydrolase family protein: MASDSDPIDQRIPVPNVAGADLPPGAAGLPPLSALSRRQRMVVEASAIGDLALRTWVASLLAATVAPVAVASALRRADSGAERRNLDFYAELAAQRDPVKSFPAPPGPPRVSSLPAGQVAHWVAHGTVYNLSFPSSFTAINPAMRERWGALRSNNVVRAQHWRHHDGPRPTLCVIHGFMGSSYLANGRFFTLPWYYRSGYDVLMYTLPFHGERAEKRSPFSGFGYFAGGLSGFAEAVAQAVHDFRSIVDYLRQSGVDRIALTGISLGGYTSALVASVDDRLEAVIPNCPVVTPVKMFREWFPANKLVRLGLRLSDIGDDDLAAGLSYHCPLNYAPRLPKDRRMIITGMGDRMAPPDHAVALWEHWDRCALHWFPGSHVMHVSQLDYLRRMTAFLHAVMF
- the eccD gene encoding type VII secretion integral membrane protein EccD, whose product is MPIVRVAILADNRLTEMALPTELPLREILPAVKHLVAPATSNGDVDDATAPRAADAGPAAQLSLAPIGGAPFSLDASLDTVGVVDGDLLALQPLPVGPSAPGIVEDVADAAMIFSTSRLRPWGTAHIQRGALAAAIAAAFAGTALGTTYRVATGAVSGLIAVAVIAALTALAGLLLAARSARTGLALSAAALVPVAAALAVAVPGRFGPAQVMLAAAGVTAWSLIGLMVPSAERERIVGLFTTTAVTGAGVLLAAGAELLWRLPILSTGCGLIVAALLITVEAAHLSALAARFPLPVIPAPGDPTPSAPSLSVLEDLPRRVRISDAHQSGFIAAAVLLSVLGSVAIALRPEALTGSGALGWYVVGATATASVLRARVWDSAACKTWLLGQPYLVGGTLLVVYLATGRYAAALVAVVVLVVLAAVWVVVAINPRIAEPESYSLPLRRLVGFVAAGLDASLIPVMAYVVGLFSWILNR
- the mycP gene encoding type VII secretion-associated serine protease mycosin, with the translated sequence MIRAGAAFLTATCAAVMWACPSALAVSPPAVDQGVPPPSGTPGPVQPMEQRGPCVTSGVIPGSDPGAVSPSQAMLNLPAAWQVSRGDGQLVAVIDTGVRPGPRLPNVDPGGDFVETTDGLTDCDGHGTLVAGIIAGQPSGDDGFSGVAPGARVVSIRSTSAMFSPRTPGGDPQLAQASLEVTTLGRAIVHAADLGARVINISGITCLPADRPIDQAALGAAIRYAAVDKDAVIVAAAGDSGTTGSLAGGSSCESNPLTDLSHPNDPRNWGGVTSISIPSWWQPYVLSVASLTPDGGPSKFTMAGPWVGVAAPGEHIVSVSNGDGGGLADGLPDAHQQLGALSGTGYAAGYVSGVAALVRSKYPELSASQVVRRITATAHNGARVTSNVVGAGSVDPVAALTWQLAPGNRSEVVPAKPVALPPTPAPTDTRPRTIAFVGTAALALLVGAVAGVVTITRRKDTTS
- the eccE gene encoding type VII secretion protein EccE codes for the protein MPTPGRGRITLALLAVVPAVMAYPWNSTRDYWVLGTCAVVLILLFGCWRGLYVTTILRRRLAIMGRSGSFVPEPGDGTSTTALLRLGAPIGDTDVLPLPLIAGYLDRYGIRADKIRVTFRDNPTDAARRETWIGLTVSAADNLAALQARSPQIPLHETTEVAARRLADHLRQLGWEATMVADDDVPRLLSPNTRESWRGVQRGESDYMAAYSIRVDDALPETLDAIHSYPARETCTALEIAGDRTHNTIAAACAFLTDTPPGGGAPLTGLAPQRGIHQPALMRLDLLSTQRLDGHTVAPADLLQRLRLHTPGAGAHRAPLAETART